A segment of the Echinicola strongylocentroti genome:
TGTACGTGGTAAATAAAAAGAAGCACACTTTTTTCATTATGACTTCAGGCCTTCGTTCTGTCCGTGATAAGGCCATTACCTACTTCACCGAAGTAATCAAACAACAAGATGACAAGTTCTCCAAGCTTTATGAAACCGTCAATGAGCTGGGCAAACAAATAAAACAAGTAGCCAAAGAAGATGAAGAACACTTGACCAAATCTGGACTCAACTTTAACCTCCACGCCATCATAGGCGGCCAACTGGAAGAGGATGGTGAGCCCAAACTCTACCTTCTCTACCCACAAGGCAATTGGATTGAGATCAAAAGAGGCACCCCATTTGTCATCATCGGAAACAGTGGCTTTGGCAACCCCGTATTGCGAAGATCCATCACCTATGACGAAACATTGGAGTTTGCACTTAAAAGCGCCTTTTTGGCTTTCGATGCTACCCGAATATCCGCCAATGACGTGGACTTCCCCATCGACACAGTAGCGCTGATCAATGATGAATTTCATATCAAAGAACACCGCTTCGAACAGAACGAATTGGCTCATATTTCTGATTTTTGGAACAGTCGTTTAAAAATAGCCGTTTCCGAACTCCCCGCCGATATGCTAAACCGGGCTTTTCAAGAGAATGATACCAGGATAGATGAATACTGAAAAACGCCTTCACATCCATCATAAAACGTGTTATACGTATGGAGGAAAGGTAAAACTCAACCCGCAGAAGATTTTACTTTCCCCTTCCAATAGAAGGCATTTTCAGGCCCACTCGGTCCATACCAGCTTCTCCCCAGCGCCCAAGGGAATCAACCAGCGCGTGGACATGGAAGGGAATTTGTTTCAGCAAGTATGGTTTGACCAGGAAGTGGAAAAGTTTGAGATCAACACGCAAATAGAACTAACGGTTTTTCCCGTCAACCCTTTTGAATTCATCATCGATAAAAGTTTCGAAAACAGGAATGAAGCCGACGAATTGACCTTTAGCTATGATGAGGAGAAGCGATTTTACCTGCATCCGTTTTTAGCCAATGACACCACGGCCAAGATCAGTGATCTAGCCAGTCAGTTTAAGCGGGACAGCATAAATGCGGTAGATTTTCTCGTAAAAATAACCGCCCATATTCATGGTTTATGCCGCCATATGATCCGGGAAGATCCGGGGATCTGGTCCCCAGAAAAAACCCTATCGGAAAAGCAAGGCTCATGTCGCGACTTGGCCTGGTTGCTCATCACCATTCTTAGAGAGGAAGGCATCGCCAGCAGATTTGTCAGCGGATACGCCTATAACCCCGATCTTGAAGAAAACCATGAGCTGCATGCTTGGGT
Coding sequences within it:
- a CDS encoding peptidase is translated as MTFCLGIKTKHGIVGLSDTRITSGSETTTSKKVYVVNKKKHTFFIMTSGLRSVRDKAITYFTEVIKQQDDKFSKLYETVNELGKQIKQVAKEDEEHLTKSGLNFNLHAIIGGQLEEDGEPKLYLLYPQGNWIEIKRGTPFVIIGNSGFGNPVLRRSITYDETLEFALKSAFLAFDATRISANDVDFPIDTVALINDEFHIKEHRFEQNELAHISDFWNSRLKIAVSELPADMLNRAFQENDTRIDEY
- a CDS encoding transglutaminase family protein; amino-acid sequence: MNTEKRLHIHHKTCYTYGGKVKLNPQKILLSPSNRRHFQAHSVHTSFSPAPKGINQRVDMEGNLFQQVWFDQEVEKFEINTQIELTVFPVNPFEFIIDKSFENRNEADELTFSYDEEKRFYLHPFLANDTTAKISDLASQFKRDSINAVDFLVKITAHIHGLCRHMIREDPGIWSPEKTLSEKQGSCRDLAWLLITILREEGIASRFVSGYAYNPDLEENHELHAWVEAYCPGAGWIGLDPSLGLLTDAGYIPLAASYLPHLTLPVDGTYVGNYSSKLDSSVEIKEI